One stretch of Gadus chalcogrammus isolate NIFS_2021 unplaced genomic scaffold, NIFS_Gcha_1.0 GACHA089, whole genome shotgun sequence DNA includes these proteins:
- the LOC130378566 gene encoding uncharacterized protein LOC130378566 isoform X3 — translation MLGVNFQVDVKDTFTNMTEKLTEFPFLRVTPPLHLKAAGQHGPLPVLLSEDNLGICLCKDKQQPKQIHVMNFLSGKEELVDLEELASRIGNLSDDQKLLTCRTPKEAILVLMDTSSSMEEECELKMRKIDAVKELFDSFASRTMAYDFYHVIGLMGFSTDVKLLHTFKETLETFKQSLRNLQPNGRTVLYDALQQGVKEMEEVKKRFPDCRLRIICLTDGNNVGSTVKPETVAVNLIKSNIIVDSVLIGKVDNSMLHGISIATGGCCFKPETLTDGLKLFECETVLSLEMRKPRKKLDPSSITSETVLTSIFAQQGYDDLPETSLPSGFNNTVTVAQNAFKSLRSKKYSSMERGKRVLEELRILHCHPHPYFSVFPSDSDFSFWKILMQGPPATPYENGTFKLYCQFGPDYPVKPPTIRFVTAIYHCNINSSGRICHNIFDHGYNAHITMKEILEAVYGLLIAPEADDPLDSILAEKLVSSREEYTQEARDQTAKTAAKSFDEMEQELVGQVPVPMAPRHLSCFITGKLFVDPVKTKYHTVYERRAIEDFLKTGMFDPQMGKDFPFGLSDLIPDPEMKQRLTIFRLHQIVSKLTQRGTFAGNDAIRAFAGSSTCSPPFMEQRQHFSNQLECLGLKLREIIEDGNCLFRALGDQLEGHSRGHLELRKETIQYMRSHPKDFESFVSGVSYADHLSELAQWGTFAGAVAIQAFASRRKLKVVIHQLNSKLLVIQDLEKHACIELHIAFCHGNHYDSVRRIGDDSETPAQLRIEELVPKTPSHLLCSLTGKIIVDPVKTKYDTDYERRAIEEYLKTGMFDPQMGKDYPLGLSDLIPDPEMKKRVAFFRLHQIE, via the exons ATAATCTTGGCATTTGTCTGTGCAAAGATAAACAGCAGCCAAAACAGATTCATGTGATGAATTTTCTCAGTGGTAAAGAAGAACTTGTGGATTTGGAGGAACTAGCCAGCAG AATTGGTAATCTTTCGGATGACCAGAAATTGCTGACTTGCAGGACTCCAAAAGAAGCAATACTG GTGCTGATGGATACCAGTTCCTCCATGGAGGAGGAATGTGAGCTGAAAATGAGGAAAATAGATGCTGTGAAGGAGCTATTTGACAGCTTTGCATCAAGGACCATGGCCTATGATTTCTATCACGTGATTGGCCTCATGGGGTTCAGCACAGACGTGAAACTcctgcatacatttaaagaaaCTCTGGAAACATTCAAG CAATCTCTGCGTAACCTTCAACCGAATGGCCGGACTGTTCTGTACGATGCCCTGCAACAAGGAGTGAAGGAAATGGAGGAAGTGAAGAAGAGGTTCCCTGATTGTAGACTTCGCATCATATGTCTCACAGATGGAAACAATGTTGG GTCAACAGTTAAACCTGAAACTGTTGCAGTAAATCTGATCAAATCCAACATCATTGTTGATTCCGTCTTAATTGGAAAAGTCGATAACAGCATGCTTCATGGAATCAGCATCGCCACAG GGGGTTGCTGTTTCAAGCCAGAAACACTGACGGATGGCCTCAAACTTTTTGAATGTGAGACTGTTCTTTCTTTGGAAATGAGAAAACCCAGGAAAAAACTTGATCCATCCTCCATCACAAGTGAG ACCGTTTTAACAAGCATCTTTGCACAACAAGGCTATGATGACCTCCCAGAGACCTCTCTGCCAAGCGGGTTTAACAACACAGTGACCGTTGCACAGAA TGCTTTCAAAAGTCTAAGATCGAAAAAATATTCCTCAATGGAGAGGGGCAAACGTGTACTAGAGGAGTTGAGAATCCTGCATTGTCACCCTCATCCCTACTTCAGTGTCTTCCCATCCGACTCAGACTTCT CGTTTTGGAAGATTCTGATGCAGGGTCCCCCTGCCACGCCTTATGAGAATGGCACCTTTAAACTGTACTGTCAGTTTGGTCCGGATTATCCCGTGAAGCCTCCAACAATCCGCTTTGTGACAGCT ATTTACCACTGTAATATCAACAGTTCTGGGCGGATATGTCACAACATATTTGACCACGGCTACAATGCCCACATCACCATGAAGGAGATCCTAGAAGCTGTTTATGGACTGCTCATCGCCCCTGAGGCTGATGATCCACTAGACAG CATTTTGGCCGAGAAATTAGTTTCCAGCCGTGAGGAGTATACACAAGAAGCCAGGGACCAAACCGCCAAAACCGCCGCCAAGTCCTTCGATGAAATGGAGCAG GAATTGGTTGGTCAGGTTCCTGTTCCGATGGCACCCAGGCATTTGTCATGTTTTATCACTGGGAAGCTTTTTGTGGACCCTGTTAAAACGAAGTATCATACAGTCTACGAGCGAAGGGCCATCGAGGATTTTCTTAAAAC GGGAATGTTTGATCCACAAATGGGGAAAGACTTCCCTTTCGGGTTGTCAGATCTCATACCAGATCCAGAAATGAAGCAGAGGCTGACGATTTTCCGACTTCATCAAATCG TGTCTAAGCTCACCCAGCGGGGAACGTTTGCCGGTAACGACGCCATTAGGGCTTTCGCCGGCAGCAGTACCTGTAGCCCCCCGTTCATGGAG cagcggcagcattTCTCCAATCAGCTGGAGTGCCTGGGCCTCAAGCTGAGAGAAATAATTGAAGATGG GAACTGTCTGTTCAGAGCTTTGGGGGACCAGCTGGAGGGACACTCCCGGGGACACTTAGAGCTGCGCAAAGAGACGATCCAGTACATGAGATCCCATCCGAAGGACTTTGAGTCCTTTGTGTCCGGCGTCTCCTACGCAGATCACT TGTCTGAGCTCGCCCAATGGGGAACGTTTGCCGGTGCAGTCGCCATTCAAGCTTTCGCCAGCAGAAGGAAACTGAAAGTGGTCATTCACCAGCTGAACTCCAAGCTGTTGGTG ATCCAAGACCTTGAGAAGCATGCCTGCATAGAGTTGCACATCGCCTTTTGCCACGGCAACCATTATGACAGCGTCCGCCGCATCGGAGACGACTCTGAAACCCCAGCCCAGCTACGCATAGAG GAATTGGTTCCGAAGACACCAAGCCATTTGTTATGTTCACTCACTGGGAAGATTATTGTGGACCCTGTTAAAACAAAGTATGATACAGACTACGAGCGAAGGGCCATCGAGGAATATCTTAAAAC GGGAATGTTTGATCCACAAATGGGGAAAGACTACCCGCTCGGGTTGTCAGATCTCATACCAGATCCAGAAATGAAGAAGAGGGTAGCGTTTTTCCGACTTCATCAAATTGAATAA
- the LOC130378566 gene encoding uncharacterized protein LOC130378566 isoform X1: MLGVNFQVDVKDTFTNMTEKLTEFPFLRVTPPLHLKAAGQHGPLPVLLSEDNLGICLCKDKQQPKQIHVMNFLSGKEELVDLEELASRIGNLSDDQKLLTCRTPKEAILVLMDTSSSMEEECELKMRKIDAVKELFDSFASRTMAYDFYHVIGLMGFSTDVKLLHTFKETLETFKQSLRNLQPNGRTVLYDALQQGVKEMEEVKKRFPDCRLRIICLTDGNNVGSTVKPETVAVNLIKSNIIVDSVLIGKVDNSMLHGISIATGGCCFKPETLTDGLKLFECETVLSLEMRKPRKKLDPSSITSETVLTSIFAQQGYDDLPETSLPSGFNNTVTVAQNAFKSLRSKKYSSMERGKRVLEELRILHCHPHPYFSVFPSDSDFSFWKILMQGPPATPYENGTFKLYCQFGPDYPVKPPTIRFVTAIYHCNINSSGRICHNIFDHGYNAHITMKEILEAVYGLLIAPEADDPLDSILAEKLVSSREEYTQEARDQTAKTAAKSFDEMEQELVGQVPVPMAPRHLSCFITGKLFVDPVKTKYHTVYERRAIEDFLKTGMFDPQMGKDFPFGLSDLIPDPEMKQRLTIFRLHQIVSKLTQRGTFAGNDAIRAFAGSSTCSPPFMEQRQHFSNQLECLGLKLREIIEDGNCLFRALGDQLEGHSRGHLELRKETIQYMRSHPKDFESFVSGVSYADHLSELAQWGTFAGAVAIQAFASRRKLKVVIHQLNSKLLVRSSSQIQDLEKHACIELHIAFCHGNHYDSVRRIGDDSETPAQLRIEELVPKTPSHLLCSLTGKIIVDPVKTKYDTDYERRAIEEYLKTGMFDPQMGKDYPLGLSDLIPDPEMKKRVAFFRLHQIE, from the exons ATAATCTTGGCATTTGTCTGTGCAAAGATAAACAGCAGCCAAAACAGATTCATGTGATGAATTTTCTCAGTGGTAAAGAAGAACTTGTGGATTTGGAGGAACTAGCCAGCAG AATTGGTAATCTTTCGGATGACCAGAAATTGCTGACTTGCAGGACTCCAAAAGAAGCAATACTG GTGCTGATGGATACCAGTTCCTCCATGGAGGAGGAATGTGAGCTGAAAATGAGGAAAATAGATGCTGTGAAGGAGCTATTTGACAGCTTTGCATCAAGGACCATGGCCTATGATTTCTATCACGTGATTGGCCTCATGGGGTTCAGCACAGACGTGAAACTcctgcatacatttaaagaaaCTCTGGAAACATTCAAG CAATCTCTGCGTAACCTTCAACCGAATGGCCGGACTGTTCTGTACGATGCCCTGCAACAAGGAGTGAAGGAAATGGAGGAAGTGAAGAAGAGGTTCCCTGATTGTAGACTTCGCATCATATGTCTCACAGATGGAAACAATGTTGG GTCAACAGTTAAACCTGAAACTGTTGCAGTAAATCTGATCAAATCCAACATCATTGTTGATTCCGTCTTAATTGGAAAAGTCGATAACAGCATGCTTCATGGAATCAGCATCGCCACAG GGGGTTGCTGTTTCAAGCCAGAAACACTGACGGATGGCCTCAAACTTTTTGAATGTGAGACTGTTCTTTCTTTGGAAATGAGAAAACCCAGGAAAAAACTTGATCCATCCTCCATCACAAGTGAG ACCGTTTTAACAAGCATCTTTGCACAACAAGGCTATGATGACCTCCCAGAGACCTCTCTGCCAAGCGGGTTTAACAACACAGTGACCGTTGCACAGAA TGCTTTCAAAAGTCTAAGATCGAAAAAATATTCCTCAATGGAGAGGGGCAAACGTGTACTAGAGGAGTTGAGAATCCTGCATTGTCACCCTCATCCCTACTTCAGTGTCTTCCCATCCGACTCAGACTTCT CGTTTTGGAAGATTCTGATGCAGGGTCCCCCTGCCACGCCTTATGAGAATGGCACCTTTAAACTGTACTGTCAGTTTGGTCCGGATTATCCCGTGAAGCCTCCAACAATCCGCTTTGTGACAGCT ATTTACCACTGTAATATCAACAGTTCTGGGCGGATATGTCACAACATATTTGACCACGGCTACAATGCCCACATCACCATGAAGGAGATCCTAGAAGCTGTTTATGGACTGCTCATCGCCCCTGAGGCTGATGATCCACTAGACAG CATTTTGGCCGAGAAATTAGTTTCCAGCCGTGAGGAGTATACACAAGAAGCCAGGGACCAAACCGCCAAAACCGCCGCCAAGTCCTTCGATGAAATGGAGCAG GAATTGGTTGGTCAGGTTCCTGTTCCGATGGCACCCAGGCATTTGTCATGTTTTATCACTGGGAAGCTTTTTGTGGACCCTGTTAAAACGAAGTATCATACAGTCTACGAGCGAAGGGCCATCGAGGATTTTCTTAAAAC GGGAATGTTTGATCCACAAATGGGGAAAGACTTCCCTTTCGGGTTGTCAGATCTCATACCAGATCCAGAAATGAAGCAGAGGCTGACGATTTTCCGACTTCATCAAATCG TGTCTAAGCTCACCCAGCGGGGAACGTTTGCCGGTAACGACGCCATTAGGGCTTTCGCCGGCAGCAGTACCTGTAGCCCCCCGTTCATGGAG cagcggcagcattTCTCCAATCAGCTGGAGTGCCTGGGCCTCAAGCTGAGAGAAATAATTGAAGATGG GAACTGTCTGTTCAGAGCTTTGGGGGACCAGCTGGAGGGACACTCCCGGGGACACTTAGAGCTGCGCAAAGAGACGATCCAGTACATGAGATCCCATCCGAAGGACTTTGAGTCCTTTGTGTCCGGCGTCTCCTACGCAGATCACT TGTCTGAGCTCGCCCAATGGGGAACGTTTGCCGGTGCAGTCGCCATTCAAGCTTTCGCCAGCAGAAGGAAACTGAAAGTGGTCATTCACCAGCTGAACTCCAAGCTGTTGGTG CGTTCTTCTTCGCAGATCCAAGACCTTGAGAAGCATGCCTGCATAGAGTTGCACATCGCCTTTTGCCACGGCAACCATTATGACAGCGTCCGCCGCATCGGAGACGACTCTGAAACCCCAGCCCAGCTACGCATAGAG GAATTGGTTCCGAAGACACCAAGCCATTTGTTATGTTCACTCACTGGGAAGATTATTGTGGACCCTGTTAAAACAAAGTATGATACAGACTACGAGCGAAGGGCCATCGAGGAATATCTTAAAAC GGGAATGTTTGATCCACAAATGGGGAAAGACTACCCGCTCGGGTTGTCAGATCTCATACCAGATCCAGAAATGAAGAAGAGGGTAGCGTTTTTCCGACTTCATCAAATTGAATAA
- the LOC130378566 gene encoding uncharacterized protein LOC130378566 isoform X2: MLGVNFQVDVKDTFTNMTEKLTEFPFLRVTPPLHLKAAGQHGPLPVLLSEDNLGICLCKDKQQPKQIHVMNFLSGKEELVDLEELASRIGNLSDDQKLLTCRTPKEAILVLMDTSSSMEEECELKMRKIDAVKELFDSFASRTMAYDFYHVIGLMGFSTDVKLLHTFKETLETFKQSLRNLQPNGRTVLYDALQQGVKEMEEVKKRFPDCRLRIICLTDGNNVGSTVKPETVAVNLIKSNIIVDSVLIGKVDNSMLHGISIATGGCCFKPETLTDGLKLFECETVLSLEMRKPRKKLDPSSITSETVLTSIFAQQGYDDLPETSLPSGFNNTVTVAQNAFKSLRSKKYSSMERGKRVLEELRILHCHPHPYFSVFPSDSDFSFWKILMQGPPATPYENGTFKLYCQFGPDYPVKPPTIRFVTAIYHCNINSSGRICHNIFDHGYNAHITMKEILEAVYGLLIAPEADDPLDSILAEKLVSSREEYTQEARDQTAKTAAKSFDEMEQELVGQVPVPMAPRHLSCFITGKLFVDPVKTKYHTVYERRAIEDFLKTGMFDPQMGKDFPFGLSDLIPDPEMKQRLTIFRLHQIVSKLTQRGTFAGNDAIRAFAGSSTCSPPFMERQHFSNQLECLGLKLREIIEDGNCLFRALGDQLEGHSRGHLELRKETIQYMRSHPKDFESFVSGVSYADHLSELAQWGTFAGAVAIQAFASRRKLKVVIHQLNSKLLVRSSSQIQDLEKHACIELHIAFCHGNHYDSVRRIGDDSETPAQLRIEELVPKTPSHLLCSLTGKIIVDPVKTKYDTDYERRAIEEYLKTGMFDPQMGKDYPLGLSDLIPDPEMKKRVAFFRLHQIE, from the exons ATAATCTTGGCATTTGTCTGTGCAAAGATAAACAGCAGCCAAAACAGATTCATGTGATGAATTTTCTCAGTGGTAAAGAAGAACTTGTGGATTTGGAGGAACTAGCCAGCAG AATTGGTAATCTTTCGGATGACCAGAAATTGCTGACTTGCAGGACTCCAAAAGAAGCAATACTG GTGCTGATGGATACCAGTTCCTCCATGGAGGAGGAATGTGAGCTGAAAATGAGGAAAATAGATGCTGTGAAGGAGCTATTTGACAGCTTTGCATCAAGGACCATGGCCTATGATTTCTATCACGTGATTGGCCTCATGGGGTTCAGCACAGACGTGAAACTcctgcatacatttaaagaaaCTCTGGAAACATTCAAG CAATCTCTGCGTAACCTTCAACCGAATGGCCGGACTGTTCTGTACGATGCCCTGCAACAAGGAGTGAAGGAAATGGAGGAAGTGAAGAAGAGGTTCCCTGATTGTAGACTTCGCATCATATGTCTCACAGATGGAAACAATGTTGG GTCAACAGTTAAACCTGAAACTGTTGCAGTAAATCTGATCAAATCCAACATCATTGTTGATTCCGTCTTAATTGGAAAAGTCGATAACAGCATGCTTCATGGAATCAGCATCGCCACAG GGGGTTGCTGTTTCAAGCCAGAAACACTGACGGATGGCCTCAAACTTTTTGAATGTGAGACTGTTCTTTCTTTGGAAATGAGAAAACCCAGGAAAAAACTTGATCCATCCTCCATCACAAGTGAG ACCGTTTTAACAAGCATCTTTGCACAACAAGGCTATGATGACCTCCCAGAGACCTCTCTGCCAAGCGGGTTTAACAACACAGTGACCGTTGCACAGAA TGCTTTCAAAAGTCTAAGATCGAAAAAATATTCCTCAATGGAGAGGGGCAAACGTGTACTAGAGGAGTTGAGAATCCTGCATTGTCACCCTCATCCCTACTTCAGTGTCTTCCCATCCGACTCAGACTTCT CGTTTTGGAAGATTCTGATGCAGGGTCCCCCTGCCACGCCTTATGAGAATGGCACCTTTAAACTGTACTGTCAGTTTGGTCCGGATTATCCCGTGAAGCCTCCAACAATCCGCTTTGTGACAGCT ATTTACCACTGTAATATCAACAGTTCTGGGCGGATATGTCACAACATATTTGACCACGGCTACAATGCCCACATCACCATGAAGGAGATCCTAGAAGCTGTTTATGGACTGCTCATCGCCCCTGAGGCTGATGATCCACTAGACAG CATTTTGGCCGAGAAATTAGTTTCCAGCCGTGAGGAGTATACACAAGAAGCCAGGGACCAAACCGCCAAAACCGCCGCCAAGTCCTTCGATGAAATGGAGCAG GAATTGGTTGGTCAGGTTCCTGTTCCGATGGCACCCAGGCATTTGTCATGTTTTATCACTGGGAAGCTTTTTGTGGACCCTGTTAAAACGAAGTATCATACAGTCTACGAGCGAAGGGCCATCGAGGATTTTCTTAAAAC GGGAATGTTTGATCCACAAATGGGGAAAGACTTCCCTTTCGGGTTGTCAGATCTCATACCAGATCCAGAAATGAAGCAGAGGCTGACGATTTTCCGACTTCATCAAATCG TGTCTAAGCTCACCCAGCGGGGAACGTTTGCCGGTAACGACGCCATTAGGGCTTTCGCCGGCAGCAGTACCTGTAGCCCCCCGTTCATGGAG cggcagcattTCTCCAATCAGCTGGAGTGCCTGGGCCTCAAGCTGAGAGAAATAATTGAAGATGG GAACTGTCTGTTCAGAGCTTTGGGGGACCAGCTGGAGGGACACTCCCGGGGACACTTAGAGCTGCGCAAAGAGACGATCCAGTACATGAGATCCCATCCGAAGGACTTTGAGTCCTTTGTGTCCGGCGTCTCCTACGCAGATCACT TGTCTGAGCTCGCCCAATGGGGAACGTTTGCCGGTGCAGTCGCCATTCAAGCTTTCGCCAGCAGAAGGAAACTGAAAGTGGTCATTCACCAGCTGAACTCCAAGCTGTTGGTG CGTTCTTCTTCGCAGATCCAAGACCTTGAGAAGCATGCCTGCATAGAGTTGCACATCGCCTTTTGCCACGGCAACCATTATGACAGCGTCCGCCGCATCGGAGACGACTCTGAAACCCCAGCCCAGCTACGCATAGAG GAATTGGTTCCGAAGACACCAAGCCATTTGTTATGTTCACTCACTGGGAAGATTATTGTGGACCCTGTTAAAACAAAGTATGATACAGACTACGAGCGAAGGGCCATCGAGGAATATCTTAAAAC GGGAATGTTTGATCCACAAATGGGGAAAGACTACCCGCTCGGGTTGTCAGATCTCATACCAGATCCAGAAATGAAGAAGAGGGTAGCGTTTTTCCGACTTCATCAAATTGAATAA
- the LOC130378566 gene encoding uncharacterized protein LOC130378566 isoform X4, producing the protein MLGVNFQVDVKDTFTNMTEKLTEFPFLRVTPPLHLKAAGQHGPLPVLLSEDNLGICLCKDKQQPKQIHVMNFLSGKEELVDLEELASRIGNLSDDQKLLTCRTPKEAILVLMDTSSSMEEECELKMRKIDAVKELFDSFASRTMAYDFYHVIGLMGFSTDVKLLHTFKETLETFKQSLRNLQPNGRTVLYDALQQGVKEMEEVKKRFPDCRLRIICLTDGNNVGSTVKPETVAVNLIKSNIIVDSVLIGKVDNSMLHGISIATGGCCFKPETLTDGLKLFECETVLSLEMRKPRKKLDPSSITSETVLTSIFAQQGYDDLPETSLPSGFNNTVTVAQNAFKSLRSKKYSSMERGKRVLEELRILHCHPHPYFSVFPSDSDFSFWKILMQGPPATPYENGTFKLYCQFGPDYPVKPPTIRFVTAIYHCNINSSGRICHNIFDHGYNAHITMKEILEAVYGLLIAPEADDPLDSILAEKLVSSREEYTQEARDQTAKTAAKSFDEMEQELVGQVPVPMAPRHLSCFITGKLFVDPVKTKYHTVYERRAIEDFLKTGMFDPQMGKDFPFGLSDLIPDPEMKQRLTIFRLHQIVSELAQWGTFAGAVAIQAFASRRKLKVVIHQLNSKLLVRSSSQIQDLEKHACIELHIAFCHGNHYDSVRRIGDDSETPAQLRIEELVPKTPSHLLCSLTGKIIVDPVKTKYDTDYERRAIEEYLKTGMFDPQMGKDYPLGLSDLIPDPEMKKRVAFFRLHQIE; encoded by the exons ATAATCTTGGCATTTGTCTGTGCAAAGATAAACAGCAGCCAAAACAGATTCATGTGATGAATTTTCTCAGTGGTAAAGAAGAACTTGTGGATTTGGAGGAACTAGCCAGCAG AATTGGTAATCTTTCGGATGACCAGAAATTGCTGACTTGCAGGACTCCAAAAGAAGCAATACTG GTGCTGATGGATACCAGTTCCTCCATGGAGGAGGAATGTGAGCTGAAAATGAGGAAAATAGATGCTGTGAAGGAGCTATTTGACAGCTTTGCATCAAGGACCATGGCCTATGATTTCTATCACGTGATTGGCCTCATGGGGTTCAGCACAGACGTGAAACTcctgcatacatttaaagaaaCTCTGGAAACATTCAAG CAATCTCTGCGTAACCTTCAACCGAATGGCCGGACTGTTCTGTACGATGCCCTGCAACAAGGAGTGAAGGAAATGGAGGAAGTGAAGAAGAGGTTCCCTGATTGTAGACTTCGCATCATATGTCTCACAGATGGAAACAATGTTGG GTCAACAGTTAAACCTGAAACTGTTGCAGTAAATCTGATCAAATCCAACATCATTGTTGATTCCGTCTTAATTGGAAAAGTCGATAACAGCATGCTTCATGGAATCAGCATCGCCACAG GGGGTTGCTGTTTCAAGCCAGAAACACTGACGGATGGCCTCAAACTTTTTGAATGTGAGACTGTTCTTTCTTTGGAAATGAGAAAACCCAGGAAAAAACTTGATCCATCCTCCATCACAAGTGAG ACCGTTTTAACAAGCATCTTTGCACAACAAGGCTATGATGACCTCCCAGAGACCTCTCTGCCAAGCGGGTTTAACAACACAGTGACCGTTGCACAGAA TGCTTTCAAAAGTCTAAGATCGAAAAAATATTCCTCAATGGAGAGGGGCAAACGTGTACTAGAGGAGTTGAGAATCCTGCATTGTCACCCTCATCCCTACTTCAGTGTCTTCCCATCCGACTCAGACTTCT CGTTTTGGAAGATTCTGATGCAGGGTCCCCCTGCCACGCCTTATGAGAATGGCACCTTTAAACTGTACTGTCAGTTTGGTCCGGATTATCCCGTGAAGCCTCCAACAATCCGCTTTGTGACAGCT ATTTACCACTGTAATATCAACAGTTCTGGGCGGATATGTCACAACATATTTGACCACGGCTACAATGCCCACATCACCATGAAGGAGATCCTAGAAGCTGTTTATGGACTGCTCATCGCCCCTGAGGCTGATGATCCACTAGACAG CATTTTGGCCGAGAAATTAGTTTCCAGCCGTGAGGAGTATACACAAGAAGCCAGGGACCAAACCGCCAAAACCGCCGCCAAGTCCTTCGATGAAATGGAGCAG GAATTGGTTGGTCAGGTTCCTGTTCCGATGGCACCCAGGCATTTGTCATGTTTTATCACTGGGAAGCTTTTTGTGGACCCTGTTAAAACGAAGTATCATACAGTCTACGAGCGAAGGGCCATCGAGGATTTTCTTAAAAC GGGAATGTTTGATCCACAAATGGGGAAAGACTTCCCTTTCGGGTTGTCAGATCTCATACCAGATCCAGAAATGAAGCAGAGGCTGACGATTTTCCGACTTCATCAAATCG TGTCTGAGCTCGCCCAATGGGGAACGTTTGCCGGTGCAGTCGCCATTCAAGCTTTCGCCAGCAGAAGGAAACTGAAAGTGGTCATTCACCAGCTGAACTCCAAGCTGTTGGTG CGTTCTTCTTCGCAGATCCAAGACCTTGAGAAGCATGCCTGCATAGAGTTGCACATCGCCTTTTGCCACGGCAACCATTATGACAGCGTCCGCCGCATCGGAGACGACTCTGAAACCCCAGCCCAGCTACGCATAGAG GAATTGGTTCCGAAGACACCAAGCCATTTGTTATGTTCACTCACTGGGAAGATTATTGTGGACCCTGTTAAAACAAAGTATGATACAGACTACGAGCGAAGGGCCATCGAGGAATATCTTAAAAC GGGAATGTTTGATCCACAAATGGGGAAAGACTACCCGCTCGGGTTGTCAGATCTCATACCAGATCCAGAAATGAAGAAGAGGGTAGCGTTTTTCCGACTTCATCAAATTGAATAA